In Aethina tumida isolate Nest 87 chromosome 2, icAetTumi1.1, whole genome shotgun sequence, the DNA window GTAGTTTATGGGTATTGAAATTATGACGAGAAATCGGTAAAGAATGTACGTACCATTTCAAGGCACTAATTAGATATGAATGGCTCCATCATTCCAAAAGCCTGTTTGCATTGGAACTTGTCCCGTACATACTGAcagcaatttaaataattgggcACCTAATTAGATATATAATTCGCATTTCGGAAATCGAAATCCCAGCGCAATCCAGGTAATGTCCCAATATTGTAAACTGAATTCTTGCGCGGGGAATTGGGTCAGCGGAGATGAGTGTAGGTTACGTGCATGAAGCAAAATTGATCGCGGGTACGAAACAAATTCCACTCCAGTTattgaatgtttaatataaccCGTTTACGGAGGTATACGGGTCACGAGAAGCTTGCCTGTTCAATATCGTCGAGATTTTAAAAAGGACATTCAGATTCGGTGGATGCTAAGCAAATATTTGTCAAAGGGATTGGAATTTAacggttataaattttatcgtcGTCTGCTTCAGAAGTGTGTTTATGAGTTTTagtttatgtatataaaataagcattaaattaaggaaggaatatttgataaatcatCTGTTAATTAtcctcattattttaattgtgagGGATAATTaccgaaataattaattatatttgcgaCACATTGGTATATACGAGagataatataattacagACGCCGACAAACAATGTTGATATATTTTCCACTAagtaaattctatatttatctCGTCATAGCGATTTGCAtagctaaaaatatattatgatcaTCATCAAACGTAAGAGCCGGTAACGAATAAATTTGCAGCGACACCGCCGATGGATTGCACTTTATTTTCGCCAACCAGTCATtactttttgttattgttccGTCACTGTCACGAGATGGTTTtggatatgtttatttttaatttaaaaactggcTCATTGTTCAGCGCAAAATATGCGTTGATCTTTAAATGCCGTATCTGCCCACGGAATCGTATATTTCGATGTACTGGCCCGTCTGAATAATGTatctgtttgaatttttttcaaggaaatatcCATATGGGTTTCTCGTAAATAGGCGTCATGTTTTTATAATGAGTGATCCGATAAGTTTGCCTCGCAGATCAATAACGAAGGAAATTTATAAACGAGGATAATTTGCtaatatatttcatgttttattcCTTAAGGTTCCACCAACGGGTAAAAGAAGACAGGTCGCCATCGCCCATGTGAACATGCGAAAATACGCCAGCGTTGAGAGCACACAGAGCGAGATGCAGATCGTCTTCAAGCCGTCGTCGAAGAAGAAATTCGTGAACGCCAAACTGGATTGCACGTTATCCTGCGTCCTGCTGCGGGAAGGCAAGGCGACGTAAGCGGAACAATACCACGATAATGGCGCCTGTATTTCACACCGCTTTCCGTTTCAGGGACGAAGATATGCAGTCAATGGCGTCGCTGATGTCCGTGAACAATAATACGGATGACATAGCGCAAATGGAGGATGTGGAGGACGAGGATCTGTCCATAAACGATAACAGCATAATGAAAGAGAGCTTAAATGAAGTCACGCATAATCTGCAACAGATGACGAATAGTTTATCGGGGTCTGATTTTGCCAGTACTCCTATCAGTGgtatgattttattgtttaagaaaCAATATCATATTTCGTATTGAATTTCTTTTTCCAGTGAATAGTATACAGTCGCTTTCCCGCGATGATAAGACGCCAACTGCTGAGACATTTTCTCCAGTAAATGAACGAATTAAACTAGTCAATTCCCAGTCAGTGCCACCCCCTAAACAGTCCGACTTTCCCCAATCGGACACCGATTTTTACTCAGAGCAATGCTCCGACCTGCTTGAGAAGCTTGACAGCCTCGAGGAGGAAACAGAAGAAGACATCGCCAAGTAAGTATTACTACTTACCACCATCAACTACAATTTATCTCATAACGATGATGATGTGATACTACACTATCAACTTATGACAACCATGATTTTTTGCCAAGTTACCTTACTCGTCTAGTTTAAGTctgattttccaattttaaacaacatttaccaactttttgaataaattaatatctatcCAATATTTCTTCCAGTGTAAACATTGGTACGGCTAATACCCCACCAACGAAACCAGTAAGAAATAGTGTAAACCTTAAATTACAACCTTTGGAACTGAAGGAAACCATTGAGACTCCGAAGAACGCCAGCAAATCCACCACGCCCGGTCAGGATCTGCTCGAGTGGTGTAAAGAAATGACCAAAGATTACCTCGGAGTAAAAGTAACCAATTTAACGACAAGTTGGAGAAACGGCATGGCATTTTGTGCCTTGATACACCATTTCGAACCAGATTTAATGTACGTTAACCACATAATTTTACGACAACTTTGAGTACACTTGCGTCTTTCCACAGAGATTTCAATTCCTTAACTCCCCACGACGTGAAAGGGAATTGCAAAAAAGCCTTCGATGCAGGAGACAAATTAGGAATTCCCCGTGTAATCGAACCCACCGACATGCACATGCTTGCAGGTAAGTACCTGCAATTTCTTATGCGGTTAAACGTTAAAATTTCCATTAGTACCAGATAAATTGGCCGTAATGACATACCTCCATCAATTGCGAGCCCACTTCACCGGCCACCAATTAGAGGTACAGCAAATCGGCAAAACGTCTGAGGAAAGTAACTACGTGATCGGCAAATTCAATACCGACAAAGACACGGACATAACGAAGCAGGTCTTCGGCCAGGAGATTATGAATCTGCGCAAAGCGAAGCAGAACCAAAAGTCGAGGGAAAGCAGCAAAGAGAAGGAACTGAATGCGGTCAACAAGGAAACGACTGAGGCTAAGCAAAAGCTGCATTTGCAATTGAAGATCACTAACGAACCAGAACCGGTTAAGGAAAAAGAAAAGTCTCCGACTACTGTTAAGGATGTTAAGGACATTATTTTGAACAGCTCGAAGAATATTATGAGCAAAGTGAGTGCTTAAATAGATGGAaaggttaaattattaattaatactttatagGTAATAGCATCACCGGGTAAagataaacaacaacaacaacagcaacagaCTAAAAAACAAGAAGAAAAGAAGTCGGAACCGAAGAAACCTATTTTGATGACCCGGAGGGAGTTCGCGGATCCATTCGGTTCAGATGATGAAGAAGAGACAGTGGATAACAAAGCGATAAACAACAAAGTACCAGAAATGAATGGTGACGTAAATGGGTTAAGTCACGCCGAGCCTAAGGATGAAAAAGAAAAGGCCGAAGATGTGTTTTCTGATCTGCCAAAACCTAATCCCGTAAGTGTTGTTGATTGTTTTATTGGTTCAATTTCGATGGTTGTAACTAGAAATACCAAGGTACAGTAAAGTTTTGAGAGTTcgaaaataacagtttttgtattttgaaagatttggcaagcaattaaaaagttttcacGCTATGTTGTGCAGCAAATACTCATGCGCCACACGGAACAAAAAGAGCGGGCACGTCAACTGATTGAACAAACAAAGAGAGACTCCGGGTCAACCACAACTTCTCCAACGAGGGTACGTAATAAGTTTTAGACGATATTAATTGTCTTTAgtgataaatattacattcaatctttgtttaatttacagtCGGAAGAAGAGAGGCAAGCGCATCTTCGAGAAAGGGCGAGGCGGTTGCTTGCCGAGGCACGAAGAGGATCCACACCTCCTACGGAGGTTATTAGGATCTGTCCGGAGTCAGTGAAAGCTTACGTCGAAGCTGAAGACAAATTACAAAGGATAAACGACGAACTGAACCATCTGGAACGCCAGAACAGCATCGGTGAGTTAGTTCattcatattaaatgtatatataagcTGAGTGAGTGATTGTAGGATCAGAaactaatggaaatatttacTCAAATAACTCAGAATACTCAGAAAATCAATCTAGTCCACACGATCTGAACGAAAGGATCACCCCAGACAAATTACCAGATGAGTTAGGATTGAAAAAGGTGAGGAAACTTTTGcgaaaattgaaacaatattatCAATCTCGCATTTAAGATGGGAATAGATGTGCATACGTGGATTCACCGGGAACTGGAAGATTTGGAACGGGAAGAACGGGCAATAGATCAGGAAGCTGCGGGTCTGGAGAAACAACTCAGAAATGTCATGGAGTCCGATAGCAGCAACACGGAAAAGGAGGAATCGTTGATGTCGAAGTGGTTTATGCTGGTTAACAAGAAAAATGCTTTGCTTAGACGGCAAATGCAACTCAACATTCTGTAAGTCATACACAACTTTGTTACATATGTTCTCatgattaatacaatttttgtttagtgAAAAGGAAGCTGATCTTGAGACAA includes these proteins:
- the LOC109598207 gene encoding EH domain-binding protein 1-like protein 1 isoform X2, which codes for MGSVWKRLQRVNKRAAKFQFTVSYHQLAIEFTSKWEPHKLSLVWSRRSRRVVSTPMTWEPTLQNPYKGLVVWPVPENHQVSITLFKDPRTNELEDKDWSFILEDVPPTGKRRQVAIAHVNMRKYASVESTQSEMQIVFKPSSKKKFVNAKLDCTLSCVLLREGKATDEDMQSMASLMSVNNNTDDIAQMEDVEDEDLSINDNSIMKESLNEVTHNLQQMTNSLSGSDFASTPISVNSIQSLSRDDKTPTAETFSPVNERIKLVNSQSVPPPKQSDFPQSDTDFYSEQCSDLLEKLDSLEEETEEDIANVNIGTANTPPTKPVRNSVNLKLQPLELKETIETPKNASKSTTPGQDLLEWCKEMTKDYLGVKVTNLTTSWRNGMAFCALIHHFEPDLIDFNSLTPHDVKGNCKKAFDAGDKLGIPRVIEPTDMHMLAVPDKLAVMTYLHQLRAHFTGHQLEVQQIGKTSEESNYVIGKFNTDKDTDITKQVFGQEIMNLRKAKQNQKSRESSKEKELNAVNKETTEAKQKLHLQLKITNEPEPVKEKEKSPTTVKDVKDIILNSSKNIMSKVIASPGKDKQQQQQQQTKKQEEKKSEPKKPILMTRREFADPFGSDDEEETVDNKAINNKVPEMNGDVNGLSHAEPKDEKEKAEDVFSDLPKPNPIWQAIKKFSRYVVQQILMRHTEQKERARQLIEQTKRDSGSTTTSPTRSEEERQAHLRERARRLLAEARRGSTPPTEVIRICPESVKAYVEAEDKLQRINDELNHLERQNSIGSETNGNIYSNNSEYSENQSSPHDLNERITPDKLPDELGLKKMGIDVHTWIHRELEDLEREERAIDQEAAGLEKQLRNVMESDSSNTEKEESLMSKWFMLVNKKNALLRRQMQLNILEKEADLETRYKMLNEELQKIASIDDWRKTEEQRDREQMLLEELVQIVNKRDELVHHLDNQEKAIEEDDLIEQDLSHLELQPKDKCVIS
- the LOC109598207 gene encoding EH domain-binding protein 1-like protein 1 isoform X3, whose protein sequence is MNSCVSGVDANMGSVWKRLQRVNKRAAKFQFTVSYHQLAIEFTSKWEPHKLSLVWSRRSRRVVSTPMTWEPTLQNPYKGLVVWPVPENHQVSITLFKDPRTNELEDKDWSFILEDVPPTGKRRQVAIAHVNMRKYASVESTQSEMQIVFKPSSKKKFVNAKLDCTLSCVLLREGKATDEDMQSMASLMSVNNNTDDIAQMEDVEDEDLSINDNSIMKESLNEVTHNLQQMTNSLSGSDFASTPISVNSIQSLSRDDKTPTAETFSPVNERIKLVNSQSVPPPKQSDFPQSDTDFYSEQCSDLLEKLDSLEEETEEDIANVNIGTANTPPTKPVRNSVNLKLQPLELKETIETPKNASKSTTPGQDLLEWCKEMTKDYLGVKVTNLTTSWRNGMAFCALIHHFEPDLIDFNSLTPHDVKGNCKKAFDAGDKLGIPRVIEPTDMHMLAVPDKLAVMTYLHQLRAHFTGHQLEVQQIGKTSEESNYVIGKFNTDKDTDITKQVFGQEIMNLRKAKQNQKSRESSKEKELNAVNKETTEAKQKLHLQLKITNEPEPVKEKEKSPTTVKDVKDIILNSSKNIMSKVIASPGKDKQQQQQQQTKKQEEKKSEPKKPILMTRREFADPFGSDDEEETVDNKAINNKVPEMNGDVNGLSHAEPKDEKEKAEDVFSDLPKPNPQILMRHTEQKERARQLIEQTKRDSGSTTTSPTRSEEERQAHLRERARRLLAEARRGSTPPTEVIRICPESVKAYVEAEDKLQRINDELNHLERQNSIGSETNGNIYSNNSEYSENQSSPHDLNERITPDKLPDELGLKKMGIDVHTWIHRELEDLEREERAIDQEAAGLEKQLRNVMESDSSNTEKEESLMSKWFMLVNKKNALLRRQMQLNILEKEADLETRYKMLNEELQKIASIDDWRKTEEQRDREQMLLEELVQIVNKRDELVHHLDNQEKAIEEDDLIEQDLSHLELQPKDKCVIS
- the LOC109598207 gene encoding EH domain-binding protein 1-like protein 1 isoform X1, producing the protein MNSCVSGVDANMGSVWKRLQRVNKRAAKFQFTVSYHQLAIEFTSKWEPHKLSLVWSRRSRRVVSTPMTWEPTLQNPYKGLVVWPVPENHQVSITLFKDPRTNELEDKDWSFILEDVPPTGKRRQVAIAHVNMRKYASVESTQSEMQIVFKPSSKKKFVNAKLDCTLSCVLLREGKATDEDMQSMASLMSVNNNTDDIAQMEDVEDEDLSINDNSIMKESLNEVTHNLQQMTNSLSGSDFASTPISVNSIQSLSRDDKTPTAETFSPVNERIKLVNSQSVPPPKQSDFPQSDTDFYSEQCSDLLEKLDSLEEETEEDIANVNIGTANTPPTKPVRNSVNLKLQPLELKETIETPKNASKSTTPGQDLLEWCKEMTKDYLGVKVTNLTTSWRNGMAFCALIHHFEPDLIDFNSLTPHDVKGNCKKAFDAGDKLGIPRVIEPTDMHMLAVPDKLAVMTYLHQLRAHFTGHQLEVQQIGKTSEESNYVIGKFNTDKDTDITKQVFGQEIMNLRKAKQNQKSRESSKEKELNAVNKETTEAKQKLHLQLKITNEPEPVKEKEKSPTTVKDVKDIILNSSKNIMSKVIASPGKDKQQQQQQQTKKQEEKKSEPKKPILMTRREFADPFGSDDEEETVDNKAINNKVPEMNGDVNGLSHAEPKDEKEKAEDVFSDLPKPNPIWQAIKKFSRYVVQQILMRHTEQKERARQLIEQTKRDSGSTTTSPTRSEEERQAHLRERARRLLAEARRGSTPPTEVIRICPESVKAYVEAEDKLQRINDELNHLERQNSIGSETNGNIYSNNSEYSENQSSPHDLNERITPDKLPDELGLKKMGIDVHTWIHRELEDLEREERAIDQEAAGLEKQLRNVMESDSSNTEKEESLMSKWFMLVNKKNALLRRQMQLNILEKEADLETRYKMLNEELQKIASIDDWRKTEEQRDREQMLLEELVQIVNKRDELVHHLDNQEKAIEEDDLIEQDLSHLELQPKDKCVIS
- the LOC109598207 gene encoding EH domain-binding protein 1 isoform X4, which encodes MNSCVSGVDANMGSVWKRLQRVNKRAAKFQFTVSYHQLAIEFTSKWEPHKLSLVWSRRSRRVVSTPMTWEPTLQNPYKGLVVWPVPENHQVSITLFKDPRTNELEDKDWSFILEDVPPTGKRRQVAIAHVNMRKYASVESTQSEMQIVFKPSSKKKFVNAKLDCTLSCVLLREGKATDEDMQSMASLMSVNNNTDDIAQMEDVEDEDLSINDNSIMKESLNEVTHNLQQMTNSLSGSDFASTPISVNSIQSLSRDDKTPTAETFSPVNERIKLVNSQSVPPPKQSDFPQSDTDFYSEQCSDLLEKLDSLEEETEEDIANVNIGTANTPPTKPVRNSVNLKLQPLELKETIETPKNASKSTTPGQDLLEWCKEMTKDYLGVKVTNLTTSWRNGMAFCALIHHFEPDLIDFNSLTPHDVKGNCKKAFDAGDKLGIPRVIEPTDMHMLAVPDKLAVMTYLHQLRAHFTGHQLEVQQIGKTSEESNYVIGKFNTDKDTDITKQVFGQEIMNLRKAKQNQKSRESSKEKELNAVNKETTEAKQKLHLQLKITNEPEPVKEKEKSPTTVKDVKDIILNSSKNIMSKVIASPGKDKQQQQQQQTKKQEEKKSEPKKPILMTRREFADPFGSDDEEETVDNKAINNKVPEMNGDVNGLSHAEPKDEKEKAEDVFSDLPKPNPSEEERQAHLRERARRLLAEARRGSTPPTEVIRICPESVKAYVEAEDKLQRINDELNHLERQNSIGSETNGNIYSNNSEYSENQSSPHDLNERITPDKLPDELGLKKMGIDVHTWIHRELEDLEREERAIDQEAAGLEKQLRNVMESDSSNTEKEESLMSKWFMLVNKKNALLRRQMQLNILEKEADLETRYKMLNEELQKIASIDDWRKTEEQRDREQMLLEELVQIVNKRDELVHHLDNQEKAIEEDDLIEQDLSHLELQPKDKCVIS